In Papaver somniferum cultivar HN1 chromosome 1, ASM357369v1, whole genome shotgun sequence, a genomic segment contains:
- the LOC113334010 gene encoding rac-like GTP-binding protein RAC2, whose protein sequence is MTTARFIKCVTVGDGAVGKTCMLISYTSNTFPTDYVPTVFDNFSANVVVDGSTVNLGLWDTAGQEDYNRLRPLSYRGADVFLLAFSLISKASYENIAKKWIPELRHYAPTVPIVLVGTKLDLREDKQFLIDHPVATPISSAQGEDLKKAIGAAMYIECSSKTQQNVKTVFDAAIKVVLWPPKQKKRQKKSRSCVFL, encoded by the exons ATGACTACAGCGAGATTCATCAAGTGTGTGACGGTCGGGGACGGGGCCGTTGGAAAAACTTGTATGCTCATTTCATACACAAGTAACACGTTTCCGACG GACTATGTTCCAACCGTGTTTGACAATTTCAGTGCTAATGTCGTGGTAGATGGGAGTACTGTTAATCTTGGGTTATGGGATACTGCAG GGCAGGAGGATTACAACAGATTAAGGCCTTTAAGTTACAGAGGAGCTGATGTGTTTCTATTGGCTTTCTCTCTTATCAGCAAAGCGAGCTATGAAAATATTGCCAAAAAG TGGATCCCTGAACTTAGGCACTATGCACCAACAGTTCCGATTGTACTAGTTGGGACTAAGCTTG ATTTGAGGGAGGATAAGCAGTTTCTGATTGACCATCCTGTTGCAACACCAATATCAAGTGCTCAG GGCGAGGATTTGAAGAAGGCGATCGGCGCAGCCATGTATATCGAATGTAGCTCCAAAACTCAACAG AATGTGAAGACTGTATTTGATGCTGCAATCAAAGTTGTTTTATGGCCTCCTAAACAAAAGAAACGGCAAAAGAAATCAAGATCATGTGTATTTCTATGA
- the LOC113307704 gene encoding uncharacterized protein LOC113307704: MANPWLLRSLYSTTKRSVSSSSRSFQHPLKTSVLQRIPNFSRQFSASAAASPASTVDAHVNVINPNNIRNVAVIAHVDHGKTTLMDRLLRQCGADIPHERALDNISLERERGITISSKVTSISWKGNELNMVDTPGHADFGGEVERVVGMVEGAILVVDAGEGPLAQTKFVLAKALKYGLRPLLLLNKVDRPSVTEERCDEVESLVFDLFANLGATEEQLDFPVLYASAKHGWASSTFTKEPAADSKNMSQLLDAVVKHVLAPKANLDTPFQMLVSMMEKDDYLGRILTGRVTSGVLHVGDRVHGLRITDSGVEKFEEGKVTKLMKKKGTAMVLVDGAGAGDIVSMTGLATPSIGHSVASVEVMTALPTVELDPPTISMTFGVNDSPLAGRDGTHLTGGKIGDRLMAEAETNLAINVLPALGESYEVQGRGELQLGILIENMRREGFELSVSPPKVMYKTENGQRLEPLEEVTIEINEEHVGLVMEALSHRRAEVLDMGPVPGHVGRTRMSLTCPSRGLVGYRSVFSSDTRGTGFMHRAFLAYEKYRGALGNVRKGVLVSMGYGPVTAHALMSLEARGTLFVNPGMDAYDGMIVGEHSRDTDLDVNPVRAKELNNIRSAGKDENVKLSPPRLITLEEAIGYVAADELIEVTPKAIRLRKRYLDANKRKIMRNRTKEF; the protein is encoded by the exons ATGGCGAATCCATGGCTTCTTCGTTCTCTTTATTCCACAACCAAAAGAtctgtctcttcttcttctcgatcATTTCAACATCCTCTCAAAACATCAGTACTTCAAAGAATCCCAAATTTTAGTCGTCAGTTttcagcatcagcagcagcatcaCCAGCTTCTACAGTAGATGCACATGTAAATGTTATAAACCCTAATAATATTCGTAACGTAGCAGTGATTGCTCATGTTGATCATGGTAAAACAACTCTCATGGATAGGCTTCTTAGACAGTGCGGTGCTGATATTCCTCATGAACGGGCTCTTGATAATATTAGTCTTGAACGGGAACGTGGTATTACCATCTCTTCGAAG GTTACGTCCATTTCTTGGAAGGGAAATGAGCTCAACATGGTTGATACTCCTGGACATGCAGATTTTGGTGGTGAA GTTGAACGGGTTGTTGGCATGGTTGAGGGAGCAATATTAGTGGTAGATGCCGGCGAAGGTCCCCTTGCACAAACAAAGTTTGTTCTTGCAAAAGCTCTAAAATACGGACTTCGTCCACTTCTCCTCCTGAACAAAGTAGATAGACCTTCAG TTACGGAGGAGAGATGTGATGAAGTGGAGAGCCTAGTGTTTGATCTTTTTGCAAACCTTGGTGCTACTG AGGAACAACTGGATTTCCCTGTTCTCTACGCTTCCGCTAAGCATGGATGGGCTTCTTCGACATTCACCAAGGAGCCTGCTGCAGATTCAAAAAATATGTCACAATTGCTCGATGCCGTCGTGAAACATGTTCTTGCCCCAAAAGCAAACCTTGACACACCTTTCCAGATGCTG GTTTCCATGATGGAGAAAGACGATTATCTTGGCCGAATATTGACTGGGCGTGTCACCTCAGGAGTCCTTCATGTCGGAGATAGAGTACACGGGCTTCGTATCACAGACTCCGGAGTTGAGAAATTTGAGGAAGGAAAG GTAACAAAACTTATGAAGAAGAAAGGAACAGCCATGGTTTTGGTTGATGGTGCAGGGGCTGGTGACATAGTCTCTATGACTGGGTTGGCAACTCCATCAATCGGCCACAGTGTGGCAAGTGTGGAG GTTATGACTGCTCTACCTACTGTGGAGTTGGATCCCCCAACAATTTCCATGACTTTTGGAGTCAATGACTCACCTTTGGCAGGTCGTGATGGCACCCAT TTAACTGGAGGAAAAATTGGTGACCGTCTCATGGCAGAAGCAGAGACAAACCTTGCCATCAATGTTCTTCCAGCATTGGGAGAGTCATATGAAGTGCAAGGAAGGGGTGAACTTCAACTAG GTATATTAATTGAGAATATGAGGCGAGAAGGTTTTGAGCTCTCTGTTTCACCGCCTAAAGTTAT GTATAAAACTGAGAATGGTCAGAGGCTTGAGCCACTAGAAGAAGTCACAATTGAG ATAAATGAAGAACATGTTGGTCTTGTAATGGAAGCTTTATCACATAGACGTGCTGAGGTTCTTGACATGGGTCCAGTTCCAGGACATGTTGGCAGGACTAGAATGTCGTTGACATGTCCGTCGAG GGGCCTGGTTGGCTATAGGAGTGTGTTCAGTAGTGATACACGAGGCACTGGATTTATGCATCGAGCTTTTCTTG CATATGAGAAGTACCGTGGTGCATTGGGAAACGTCAGGAAAGGAGTATTG GTGTCAATGGGGTATGGACCCGTCACAGCACATGCACTCATGAGTTTGGAAGCTCGTGGAACTCTATTTGTAAACCCTGGCATGGATGCGTATGATGGCATGATTGTTGGAGAACACTCACGAGACACGGATCTTGAT GTCAATCCTGTCCGAGCGAAAGAATTAAATAACATTCGCTCTGCTGGGAAGGATGAGAATGTGAAGTTGTCTCCACCTCGTCTG ATTACACTTGAAGAAGCAATTGGTTATGTTGCGGCTGATGAgctcatcgag GTGACACCCAAAGCAATTAGATTGAGGAAGAGATACTTGGATGCGAACAAACGTAAAATAATGAGGAATAGGACCAAAGAGTTTTGA